A DNA window from Verrucomicrobiota bacterium contains the following coding sequences:
- a CDS encoding MSMEG_0567/Sll0786 family nitrogen starvation N-acetyltransferase produces MLFETVKKYAPPDFIFKIAQTHEDLEGFWALRRQVFCKEQEIFHESDHDEYDDKMIPIVCKSLLAGMEDLVVGVVRIDEREPGIWYGSRLAVHKDYRKLLSISSGVSIRNCQPNYRGLGALGAGLIYKAVSTANRIGCKRFFATVQHQNEKFFRRFHWRTIDNVDFRGIRHAYMEADLNYYQPAEFIF; encoded by the coding sequence ATGCTTTTTGAAACTGTGAAAAAATATGCTCCACCTGATTTTATTTTCAAAATAGCACAAACCCATGAAGATTTAGAGGGCTTTTGGGCACTCAGGCGGCAGGTCTTTTGTAAAGAGCAGGAGATTTTTCATGAGTCAGACCATGATGAATATGATGATAAGATGATACCAATTGTATGTAAGTCTCTTTTGGCTGGAATGGAGGACTTAGTTGTAGGGGTTGTTCGGATAGATGAACGAGAGCCTGGGATTTGGTATGGTAGTCGTTTAGCAGTGCACAAAGACTACCGTAAACTGCTCAGTATTAGCAGTGGAGTTTCCATCAGGAACTGCCAACCCAATTACCGAGGGCTTGGAGCGTTGGGCGCTGGACTGATTTATAAAGCTGTTTCAACGGCAAATCGCATTGGCTGCAAACGCTTTTTTGCCACGGTTCAGCACCAAAACGAAAAATTTTTTCGGCGCTTTCATTGGCGGACGATTGATAATGTAGACTTCCGAGGGATTCGTCATGCATATATGGAGGCCGATCTTAATTATTACCAGCCAGCGGAATTCATATTCTAG